Proteins found in one Parasteatoda tepidariorum isolate YZ-2023 chromosome 7, CAS_Ptep_4.0, whole genome shotgun sequence genomic segment:
- the LOC139426026 gene encoding general transcription factor II-I repeat domain-containing protein 2-like: MRGKDEGVVDFVSKSVENDGGSKPLVLHCIIHQQSLCGKCLDMSEVLKPVISTVNFIRSFGLNHRQFRQFIAEIGENDLPYHTAVGWLSCGKVLQHFFELRAVIEIFLTEKHRPLTELQSNAWLWKLAFYVDLTKHVNELNLRLQGENQHLPDLYTNIKSFRKKLILFQSQLRNSCVVHLKGVKFLYAISLAVHTEPKPVLSNSSTPLLEIVSSR, from the exons ATGAGAGGGAAAGATGAAGGAGTGGTCGATTTTGTGTCAAAGTCTGTAGAAAATGACGGTGGTTCAAAACCATTAGTCTTACATTGTATCATTCATCAACAGTCTTTGTGCGGAAAATGTTTGGATATGTCTGAAGTTCTGAAACCAGTCATATcaactgttaattttatcagatcCTTTGGGCTGAATCACCGACAATTCCGACAATTTATTGCAGAGATTGGAGAAAATGACTTACCTTATCATACGGCCGTAGGTTGGCTTAGTTGTGGGAAAGTCCTTCAGCACTTTTTTGAACTTCGAGCAGtgatcgaaatttttttgactgaaaagCATCGCCCTCTTACTGAATTACAAAGCAACGCATGGCTGTGGAAGTTGGCATTCTATGTTGATTTGACAAAACATGTGAACGAACTGAATTTGAGATTGCAAGGAGAAAACCAGCATCTTCCTGATTTATACACTAATATCAAATCATTCCGGAAGAAATTGATACTGTTTCAATCACAACTACGAA ATTCTTGTGTTGTGCATTTGAAaggagtaaaatttttatatgccaTTTCGCTCGCCGTCCATACAGAGCCAAAACCAGTATTAAGCAATTCCTctacacccctacttgaaatagtttcaTCTCGTTAA